The Vibrio chagasii genome includes a region encoding these proteins:
- the deoD gene encoding purine-nucleoside phosphorylase, producing the protein MATPHINAEMGAFADVVLMPGDPLRAKYIAETFLEEVVQVCDVRNMFGYTGTYKGRKVSVMGHGMGIPSCSIYATELIKDFGVKKIIRVGSCGAVSEDIKVRDVVIGMGACTDSKVNRIRFKGHDFAAIADYKMVRAAEDAAKARGVDVKVGNLFSAELFYTPDPEMFEVMDKYGIVGVEMEAAGIYGVCAEYGAKALTICTVSDHIKTGEQTTSDERQTTFNDMMVIALDSVLLGDQE; encoded by the coding sequence ATGGCTACTCCACATATTAATGCTGAAATGGGTGCGTTCGCTGATGTTGTTTTAATGCCTGGCGATCCGCTACGTGCTAAATACATCGCTGAAACCTTCTTAGAAGAGGTGGTTCAGGTGTGTGACGTGCGCAATATGTTTGGTTACACAGGTACTTATAAAGGTCGTAAGGTATCGGTAATGGGGCACGGTATGGGTATTCCATCTTGTTCGATTTACGCGACTGAGCTTATTAAAGACTTTGGTGTGAAAAAGATCATTCGTGTCGGCAGCTGTGGTGCAGTGAGCGAAGATATCAAAGTGCGCGATGTCGTGATTGGCATGGGGGCATGTACCGACTCTAAAGTGAACCGTATTCGCTTCAAAGGTCATGACTTTGCCGCTATTGCTGACTACAAAATGGTTCGTGCGGCAGAAGACGCGGCTAAAGCACGCGGTGTTGATGTAAAAGTCGGTAACTTGTTCTCTGCTGAGCTTTTCTACACGCCAGATCCTGAAATGTTTGAAGTGATGGATAAATACGGCATTGTTGGTGTAGAGATGGAAGCGGCTGGCATCTATGGTGTGTGTGCTGAATATGGCGCAAAAGCTCTGACTATCTGTACCGTGTCTGATCACATCAAAACAGGTGAGCAAACCACATCAGATGAGCGTCAAACAACCTTCAACGACATGATGGTTATTGCGTTAGACTCTGTACTTCTTGGTGACCAAGAGTAA
- a CDS encoding phosphopentomutase — MKRAFILVLDSFGIGETADADKFGDVGSDTMGHIADHCDKGLADNADRQGPLTLPNLSKLGLAMAHKESTGRFAPGMDADAEIIGAYGHAAELSSGKDTPSGHWEIAGVPVLFDWGYFTDKENSFPKELTDRILERAGLSGFLGNCHSSGTEILDNLGEEHMKTGLPIFYTSADSVFQIACHEETFGLQNLLDLCQIAREELEEYNIGRVIARPFIGPGKGQFERTGNRRDLSVEPPAATILQKLVDEKGGNVHSIGKISDIYAGCGITQKTKATGIPALFEATKEAINEAGDNTIVFTNFVDFDSAYGHRRDVAGYAAALEYFDGRINEIIDMMKEDDVLILTADHGCDPTWPGTDHTREHIPVIVYGKNVPAGSLGRRDTFADIGQSLASYFGTSPMEYGESFL, encoded by the coding sequence ATGAAAAGAGCATTTATTTTAGTTTTAGATTCATTCGGTATCGGTGAGACAGCGGATGCAGACAAATTCGGTGATGTAGGTTCAGACACTATGGGTCACATCGCAGACCATTGTGATAAAGGTCTTGCTGACAATGCCGATCGTCAAGGTCCTCTGACGCTACCAAACCTGTCTAAACTAGGTTTAGCGATGGCTCACAAAGAGTCTACAGGTCGTTTTGCTCCGGGTATGGATGCAGACGCAGAAATCATTGGTGCTTACGGTCACGCTGCTGAGCTGTCTTCTGGTAAAGACACGCCATCAGGTCACTGGGAAATCGCAGGTGTACCGGTACTGTTTGACTGGGGCTACTTCACCGACAAAGAGAACAGCTTTCCTAAAGAGCTAACTGATCGCATTCTTGAGCGTGCAGGTTTGTCTGGTTTCCTAGGTAACTGCCACTCATCTGGTACTGAGATTCTAGATAACCTAGGTGAAGAGCACATGAAGACTGGCCTACCAATCTTCTACACTTCTGCGGACTCAGTATTCCAAATCGCGTGTCATGAAGAGACATTCGGTCTGCAAAACCTATTAGACCTTTGTCAGATTGCTCGTGAAGAGCTAGAAGAGTACAACATTGGTCGTGTTATCGCGCGTCCGTTTATTGGCCCAGGTAAAGGTCAATTTGAGCGCACTGGTAACCGTCGTGACCTTTCTGTTGAGCCACCGGCAGCAACGATTCTTCAGAAGCTTGTTGATGAGAAGGGCGGTAACGTTCACTCAATCGGTAAGATCTCTGATATTTACGCGGGTTGCGGTATTACTCAGAAAACAAAGGCAACGGGTATCCCTGCGCTATTTGAAGCAACCAAAGAAGCGATCAATGAAGCAGGTGATAACACCATCGTCTTCACTAACTTCGTTGATTTTGACTCAGCTTACGGTCACCGCCGTGATGTTGCGGGCTACGCTGCTGCACTTGAGTACTTCGATGGTCGTATCAATGAAATCATCGATATGATGAAAGAGGATGATGTACTTATCCTTACTGCTGACCACGGTTGTGATCCAACATGGCCAGGTACAGACCATACTCGTGAGCATATCCCTGTGATTGTTTACGGTAAAAATGTTCCAGCTGGTTCTTTAGGCCGCCGCGATACGTTTGCTGATATCGGCCAAAGCTTGGCGTCTTACTTTGGTACTTCGCCAATGGAATACGGTGAAAGCTTTTTATAA
- the deoA gene encoding thymidine phosphorylase, whose amino-acid sequence MYLPQEIIRRKRDGEVLTAEEINFFIQGVAKNTVSEGQIAAFAMAIFFNEMTMPERIALTCAMRDSGMVIDWSHMNFDGPIVDKHSTGGVGDVTSLMLGPMVAACGGFVPMISGRGLGHTGGTLDKLESIPGYNITPTNDVFGEVTKDAGVAIIGQTGDLAPADKRVYATRDITATVDNISLITASILSKKLAAGLDSLVMDVKVGSGAFMPTYEASEELAKSIVAVANGAGTKTTAILTDMNQVLASSAGNAVEVREAVQFLTGEYRNPRLLEITMASCAEMLVLGNLAKDSEEAREKLMAVLDNGKAAECFGKMVAGLGGPADFVENYDNYLEKAEIIKPVYALESGVVSAMDTRAIGMAVVGMGGGRRVATDSIDYAVGFDSFIRLGEVASDEKPLAMIHARNEQQWQEAATALQNAITVGGEYTATPDVYRQIRSEDV is encoded by the coding sequence ATGTATCTACCTCAAGAAATTATTCGCAGAAAACGTGACGGTGAAGTCTTAACAGCCGAAGAAATTAACTTCTTCATTCAAGGCGTTGCTAAAAACACGGTTTCTGAAGGCCAAATTGCAGCATTCGCAATGGCTATCTTCTTCAACGAAATGACAATGCCAGAACGTATCGCACTAACGTGTGCAATGCGTGATTCAGGCATGGTGATCGACTGGAGCCACATGAACTTCGATGGCCCAATCGTTGATAAACACTCTACTGGTGGTGTTGGTGATGTAACTTCTCTGATGCTTGGTCCTATGGTGGCAGCATGTGGCGGTTTCGTTCCAATGATCTCTGGTCGTGGTCTTGGCCACACTGGCGGTACGCTAGACAAGCTTGAATCTATTCCTGGTTACAACATTACACCAACCAACGATGTGTTCGGTGAAGTAACTAAGGATGCGGGTGTTGCTATCATCGGTCAAACAGGTGACCTAGCGCCTGCTGATAAGCGTGTTTACGCGACTCGTGATATCACAGCAACTGTAGACAATATCTCGCTAATCACGGCTTCAATCCTATCTAAGAAACTGGCTGCTGGCCTAGATTCTCTAGTGATGGACGTAAAAGTAGGTTCAGGTGCATTTATGCCGACTTACGAAGCGTCTGAAGAGCTCGCGAAATCTATCGTTGCAGTAGCAAACGGTGCTGGCACTAAAACTACTGCAATCCTAACGGATATGAACCAAGTTCTTGCTTCTTCTGCGGGTAATGCAGTAGAAGTTCGCGAAGCGGTTCAATTCCTAACGGGTGAATACCGTAACCCACGTTTGCTAGAAATTACGATGGCATCGTGTGCTGAAATGCTAGTACTTGGCAACCTTGCAAAAGATTCAGAAGAAGCGCGCGAAAAACTGATGGCAGTACTGGATAACGGTAAAGCAGCAGAGTGCTTCGGTAAAATGGTAGCGGGCCTTGGTGGTCCAGCAGACTTCGTAGAAAACTACGATAACTACCTAGAAAAAGCAGAAATTATTAAACCAGTGTACGCGCTAGAAAGCGGTGTGGTATCAGCAATGGATACTCGTGCAATTGGTATGGCTGTAGTTGGTATGGGCGGTGGTCGTCGCGTAGCAACGGACAGCATTGATTACGCAGTCGGTTTCGATAGCTTCATTCGTCTTGGCGAAGTGGCAAGCGATGAGAAACCATTAGCAATGATTCATGCTCGCAACGAACAACAGTGGCAAGAAGCTGCAACGGCATTACAAAATGCAATCACTGTGGGCGGAGAATATACAGCAACACCAGACGTTTACCGTCAGATTCGTTCTGAAGACGTGTAA
- the deoC gene encoding deoxyribose-phosphate aldolase: MSDLKAAALRALKLMDLTTLNDDDTTEKVVALCHDAKTAVGNTAAICIYPRFIPAAKKALREQGTPEVRIATVTNFPHGNDDIEIAVAETKAAVAYGADEVDVVFPYRALIAGNEEVGFELVKQCKEACGDITLKVIIETGELKEEALIKKASEICIKAGADFIKTSTGKVPVNATPEYARMMLEVIRDMGVAKTVGFKPAGGVRTAVDAAQYLAMADELLGAEWADNMHYRFGASSLLTNLLNTLEVTDETADPAAY, from the coding sequence ATGAGCGATTTAAAAGCAGCAGCTCTACGTGCACTTAAACTTATGGACCTAACTACGCTAAATGACGACGACACAACTGAAAAAGTTGTAGCGCTTTGTCACGACGCGAAGACTGCAGTGGGCAACACAGCTGCAATCTGTATTTACCCTCGCTTTATCCCAGCAGCTAAGAAAGCGTTGCGTGAGCAAGGTACTCCAGAAGTACGTATTGCGACTGTAACTAACTTCCCTCATGGTAATGATGACATCGAAATCGCAGTTGCTGAAACAAAAGCAGCAGTAGCATACGGTGCAGACGAAGTAGACGTAGTATTCCCATACCGCGCTCTAATCGCTGGCAACGAAGAAGTAGGTTTCGAGCTAGTTAAACAGTGTAAAGAAGCATGTGGCGACATCACACTGAAAGTAATCATCGAAACTGGTGAGCTTAAAGAAGAAGCACTGATCAAGAAAGCATCTGAGATTTGTATCAAAGCAGGCGCTGACTTCATCAAAACTTCAACAGGTAAAGTGCCAGTAAACGCGACTCCAGAGTACGCGCGCATGATGCTAGAAGTTATCCGTGACATGGGCGTAGCTAAAACTGTAGGTTTCAAACCTGCAGGTGGCGTACGTACCGCTGTAGATGCAGCACAATACCTAGCAATGGCTGATGAGCTACTAGGCGCTGAGTGGGCAGACAACATGCACTACCGCTTTGGTGCTTCAAGCTTACTAACTAACCTTCTTAATACATTAGAAGTGACAGACGAAACTGCTGATCCAGCAGCATACTAA